Genomic window (Streptomyces sp. RerS4):
TCCGAGGGCTTCGCGTACGGCGGCCAGGGTCTCGTCGTCGTAGAGGTTCTCGCGGGAGGCGGTGGGCCGCAGCGTGTCGGTGTCGAGGACGGCGCGGACGAAGAACGCCCAGTCGGGCAGCAGGTTGTCGGCCTGCTCGGTGAGCAGCATGCCCTTCAGGTGGACGCGGTGTCCGGACCGGTGGGCGGGGCTGGTCGGCTCGGGCAGCACGTACGCCACACCGCGCACCCCGGCGACGGGCAGGTCGAGGTCGATGCTGTCGAGCGGGGTGAAACCGAACAGCCCCGCGCAGTGCCCGGCGAGCGCGACGCGGCGGGCGGCGGGGGTGGGGAAGGGGCGGTCCCATACGGCGGGCCGGTCGGTGATCGGGCGTGGCTCGCCGCCCTCGCCGTCGTCGAAGGTGATGTCGTACGGCAGCAGGGAGCCGTAGTCGCGTGCGAGCTGTTCGACCTTCGCGGGAGCGGTCCACTCCTCGGCGCCCGGACGTGCCTGGAGGTGGACGGTGGTTCCGGGCTCCGGGCGGGCCTCGTGCGGGAGTTCGCGGACGGTGTAGGAGCCGTCGTCGGTGGCGAGCCATTCCACGGGCGCGGCGTCGGGCCGGCGGGCGGAGCGGGTGACGACGCGGATCTGGCGGGCGACGACGAAGCAGGCGAGCAGGCCGATGCCGAACTGTCCGAGGAACTCCTGACGGGTCGTCTCCAGGCCCTGGACGGCCTCGGCCGCGTCGGCGCCGGCCCGTTTCGAGCTGCGGCCGATGGTGGCGAGGAGGGAGTGGGCCTCGTCGGCGGTGAGCCCGATGCCGGAGTCCTCGATGGTGACGTTGCCTGCGGAGGCGGTCAGGCGGATGCGTACCTGTGCGCCGGGCTCGTGGGCGTGGCGGGCGGTGATGGCGTCGACGGCGTTCTGCAGGAGTTCGCGGACGTAGACGCGCGGGCTGGAGTAGAGGTGGTGGGAGAGCAGGTCGACCAGGCCGCGCAGGTCGACCTGGAAGCTGTTGACGGCGGCGGGATCAGCGGCGGGATCGGCGGATCCGGCGGCGGGCAGGGAAGGGGGTGTGGACGTCATGAGGCGTCACCTCGCTTGCTCATGAGGAAAGACGGCGATCGCGAGGTACCCCCCCTCACGGATCCCGGAGTGAGGAACAGAGTAGGGGGATGATCCGACAATCCTCCCCTGAATTCCGGCGGGCTCGGCAGCGGCTCCGAGACGGTTCCGTGGTGGATTCCGCTAGGGCAGGCGCAGGAAGCGCGGCGGTACGGACTCCGTCAACCACACCCCGTTCGCGCTGATCCAGAAGACGTGCCCGGCCGCGCGCATCGCTCCCGCGTCGACGGACAGGACGATCGGCCGGCCCCTGCGCGCGCCGACCCTGGTCGCCGTTTCGCGGTCGGGCGAGAGGTGGACGTGGTGGCGGGCCATCGGGCGCAGGCCCTCGGCACGGATCGCGTCGAGGGCCCGCGCGACGGTGCCGTGGTAGAGGTACGCGGGCGGTTCGGCTTCCGGCAGGTCCAGGTCGACCGGGACCGTGTGGCCCTGATTGGCCCGGATGCGGGTGCCGTCGACGGCGAAGCGCTGCTTGTCGTTGGCGGCGACCACGTGGTCGAGCTCGGCCCGGGTGAGGGCGAATCCGTGGTGGGCGGCGGCGCTCAGGAGCTCGTCGATCTCCACCCAACCGTGCGGGTCGAGCGTGAGTCCGATCCGTTCCGGCTGATGGCGCAGGTGTTTCGAGACGTATTTGGACACCTTCACGGTGCGCTTGTCGTCCATCCCCCCAGCCTGCCGGGTCGAGCGGCGCTCCGGCAGGGATTTTTCGCCGCCCGGCAGAGGTGGACTCCCTCTATCGGCATTCCGAGATACGGAATACATTTTCCACGG
Coding sequences:
- a CDS encoding HSP90 family protein, with amino-acid sequence MTSTPPSLPAAGSADPAADPAAVNSFQVDLRGLVDLLSHHLYSSPRVYVRELLQNAVDAITARHAHEPGAQVRIRLTASAGNVTIEDSGIGLTADEAHSLLATIGRSSKRAGADAAEAVQGLETTRQEFLGQFGIGLLACFVVARQIRVVTRSARRPDAAPVEWLATDDGSYTVRELPHEARPEPGTTVHLQARPGAEEWTAPAKVEQLARDYGSLLPYDITFDDGEGGEPRPITDRPAVWDRPFPTPAARRVALAGHCAGLFGFTPLDSIDLDLPVAGVRGVAYVLPEPTSPAHRSGHRVHLKGMLLTEQADNLLPDWAFFVRAVLDTDTLRPTASRENLYDDETLAAVREALGARIRAWLTELAASEPERLAAFLSVHHLGVKSLARHDAELLGLMLPWLPFETSDGSMSLEEFAAAHTDIHFTRTVEEFRQIAPIAAAHGLGVINAGYTYDADLLALLPSVRPELKVTELDAGAVTERLDPVPTGVELALASFLSTARTRLEPQSCDVVLRAFQPVSVPALYLDDRQARQERDRTAALDNADSLWSGILGALRGSGPRARLVLNHNNPLIRRIAGLPDPTLAGTAIESLYGQALLMSQRPLRPTDTTLLNRAFLGLLEWATHSAPTQEDPK
- a CDS encoding RNA 2'-phosphotransferase — protein: MDDKRTVKVSKYVSKHLRHQPERIGLTLDPHGWVEIDELLSAAAHHGFALTRAELDHVVAANDKQRFAVDGTRIRANQGHTVPVDLDLPEAEPPAYLYHGTVARALDAIRAEGLRPMARHHVHLSPDRETATRVGARRGRPIVLSVDAGAMRAAGHVFWISANGVWLTESVPPRFLRLP